The Erigeron canadensis isolate Cc75 chromosome 1, C_canadensis_v1, whole genome shotgun sequence genome segment GATGGTTAAAAAAGATGTTTGGTTGAAAAGAACGAGTAAGGTTAAAAGGAATGACCGGATGAGTAACGGAACATCAAATGCGAATCGATATCATTGCTTACACAAATGTTTTGTTTGAAGTTATCGTCATATCTAGCACTTTGTTTATGGttaccgccgcatcgcgcgggtaccatcTAGTCAAGAAATAATGAGAACATAATGTAAAGGTTGAAGAAATAAATTCAAGAGTGCTATAAACGTTAAggaattgataaaataaatccAAATGTCTCTATGATCTTGAGAGGTATTGGATCTAATGAAAATGGCctccaaaaaccctaaaaacattTGGAAAGTCGAGAATAAGGCTAGGGTTGACTAATGCTTCCTATTTATATGTGTAGCAAAATCTCTTTTTTGTTCATGCAGTGATCTCGATGAGGGCAAGAATCCCCACGACGAGATTAGTTGTTTCCCTTTTCCTTCTATTCCATTCTGCCATTTAATCTCGATAAGAACAAAGATCCCCTCGACAAGATCATGTTCCAGATTCTTGAAAAGACTTGTTTCATGCTCCAATCTTTCTTGCAATCATTCGTGAGCCTAAATGTACTTTCAAAATATCGTTTCACGCCAACTTTATGTAATGTACCTGTTGTAAAGCTGAAAAcactagcaaataccataaaAACCAAATACACGCATAAAACGACTTTATATAAGTTCAAAACATACAATTATGATGTGGAAAATATGTATGAAATGACTCATGTCAGTGTGTGACCCAAATCTGCCAGTGTATTGCAACAAAAtctgatatacatatattttgaatCTATCCGTTAATCGGGCGAGCCTCAAGACCAGTATCAACATAATACCATCTTCGAATTTCTTATTCTAGTCAGTAGTTATGCGTTGaagatatatatctatctagAAAGATTAAAACGTAAAAACTTTTCTACAGATatcaaaatggaaaatgattaatccttctaactcatcatcctaaaaatcttcctaatgATAAGATCATGACACATGATGCAATCAAAGGATAAAATTATGAGAGAAAATTAGTGAATTACACATGACATTGAACTAAGGCATTAGGAGGATTTTCAAGAGGATAAATTatgaggattaatcatttttcatcaaAATGTCTATAACCCTTCAAACCACTTCAATAGTAGTAGTGGTCATAAAGATATGACCACAAGTTAAAGGGTAGTGATCTGTATGCCACCAATTTTTGACGATACATCACCAAATATGTTTTAGTGTGTTGTATAGTAGAACCTGAACCCTGTAAAACATATTTAGTGATTTTATTAGAAGCGGGTAGTATACATATCACTTTCCGCCAATGGGGTTGATGGACACATTGGTAATGTTTTTGACCTTGGGATGATCCATTTGGGTTTGAGTctcaattttcacattttttataatGAATTAATAGGGTTTTTTGAGAGTCCTAATTTCCAAGGATACGTGTAGTTTAAGAGTAGAAGTAGAATAGAATGCcgtaaaaaaaaacacagatcACTTTCCTAAGTTTTATGACAAGAGCTTTAACATATTTATAGGGAGACGTTTTGTTATCAGAATTCAAGCTCCATAATCTCAATACCCGACATTATATCATTAAAAGGGTAAAGAATGAAGATGAAATTAAAAAGCACACAGGCTTTGCAGACATGCAATAATACATGTTCCTTATGCAATTTATTCACATATAAATTGTCAACTTTTACGTgcactttattttttttctggCAGAGGAataatttttgttgatttttttgattaatgCCTAATAACTCCAAAGGTAAGTAGCTGGCCCACTAGGGAATGAGGATGATGCAAGCCAAAATTTGTTGGCAAATAATCGGAAATTCACAAAATTCCAGTAACTACtatttgaataatttatttactCCACTTATATAGGTACAACAAACACATTTTGGACCAATTAAGTAGTATAGTGtagtttattaaaataaatgtaattgttataaaaaatagtaatgtagttattttaatcggtttatatattgtatatttaaaCATTTTAGTTAATCAGCTTATATATTGATGGCATGTCAACAGGGTGAGTTTCATTTGAGAACCATTTACATAtgaacataatatatatttggtataacttgatatgttcatatatgcataaatattttcacacagaatattcatatatgaatatcaagttataatataaaagttctcatggtttctccaattcaaatggttctcacatgaactttTTCCTAAATTTGTACGCTATGCTATTGTTTTGCAAAGTGGATTTTGGTTTAACCTTGCATAGTTATCATAATTTTGTTGTCTGTACATCATTCAAATTTAAGTTGTTGTTCAGGCCGTTTTAAATAGTTTTTGGCTTCTAGTGACATCTGATTTTAGATGGTTCCCATTTTCGTCTTGGTCTGTCTCGATTTGGATAATTTACATCCGGTCATGCACTCATGCTGTTTAGTCATTTTGTGGTGGTTATGAGAGTTTTGAGGTATACGTTTGATTTTTTGTTAGattgatttttagttttctaatacaaaagttatattaatttattatcatAGGTTATTCTTGTAATCTTATTTAGGCGATCAATAATCATCCTTCATTCATTAATTAACATGGAATTGGAGCTTTAGCTATAATTGTATAAACCACCATCAAAATCTAAAGTTTTTAAGTTATCCGTGTGTATATAAGTGACTAAATCCAAttgatataagtatataacaattTTAGGTCTTAGACCAAGTGATCACCCAAGGTCCCTTTTGAGAGTTACGAGAGAGATGATGTTGGCTTAGAGATCATGGGTCGAATCTCAATTGCCTATGGTTTCGGACATTTATTTTTTCAGATGGTGCCAGCCGTGTTATCGTACCCTTGGTATCCAGAAGTATCTTTGGGTTCCAGCCTCTAACATACTATccgtttggatgtcactgttaGGGTTCGAATCACTAACCAATTAACATATCATTttagaaaagaattaaaaaatccAATCGATGTATCACACTTACATACTTAAATATGCTTGAAGGATTATAATAAGAGTTAGATTACAAAAATCGTCTTTGTTGTGGAGTTTTCATCtacaactttcaaaaattatatttttagtccACAAATTCTGACTTTGTCAACACTTTTAGGTAATTTAGTCATTTCATTCGTTTAAAATTTACAGTTTTATTCCGTTTTAAACCAAAGCTgcaatttttaaaagtataagaCCAAATTAATGGCACTCCCCAACAAGgatgatctttgtaattaactctatactttattttatgactatatatgtatttgttttttttcttactagcacgttacccgcgttATGCAGCGGTGGTCATGAAAACGACGATGTAGTGGTACAGGCGACTGTTTGTGCTAGATGAGGTGTTGAGTGGtgaattaatataaaaataattaatgtaaatagttaataaaaatatttaaaaagataaagaattaataatgttatttaattatatttgatatttcacttGCAACCCACaattacaaaaaattaatatgatcGATTAAAAATATGACCCTGTATATCTCATTTGCGAATTGCAATCCACCTAATCCTTCGATATAATTGGTATTGTCGATGCTGTATTTTTTTTACGACTATAAAGTTGCAATATCATTAGGGGTGTAATCGTAACTTACTTTCTTCCATTTTCAGAACTTTACCATATATGCCACAACAGTTTTATTTCACAGTTTTGTGTCTTTGGGGAGCTTTTTCTGCTGCAACCATGGCCATGAAATGATTTCACACAAACAAAAAGACAAACCCCTTTTTTCATTTACACATAAATACTAATGGTTCTCACCTTTTCTCATTCATTACATGAAAAAAAATCCCACCTTTTTCCCATTCTTTCAACTTGATAAAAAAATGGTAACTTTACAAGAACCCCAACTGGACTTAGAATCCGGCGGTGGCTGTGGAGATGTCACCGGCCGGCAGTCGGAGGTGCCGGAAAAGGGAAGGTTATCCTTTGTGGCGGTGGATGTTGAAAATGGTGGTGAGGTAAATATATTGTTGAAAGATGAAAAAGATTGCAGAATATGTCATATGAGTTTGGATGTAAATAGTGAAGAATCTGAAAATGGGATTCCGATTGAATTGGGGTGTTGTTGTAAAGATGATTTGGCTGTTGCTCATAAACATTGTGCTGAAGCTTGGTTCAAGATTAGGGGCAACAggtatttattatatatatataactatttttcTTATAGCTATTTATTTACAGAtcgatatatttttgttttatatcttTCATGCTTAACTTCATGTCTTTCTCTAAggtttttaattttactttgtggagtaatgatatttatatttgaatttgtgTATAATGTATTGGTTTTCTTGCCTTTTTTAGGTTCTAAATATTTCAACTTAGTTTACCTTTTAGCATTATGAAGTTAGAAAGTTTTAAGGTTGTAGGTTCTTGCTAATGTATACTTATATGTAGGAATAGGAATAGGAATAGGAATAGGAATACAAGAACAGAAGGCTAAGTTTAAGATAAGATACATTAATATTAATCCACATGTCTAACTTGGAGCAGCGTGGTTTGGATTAGTGGTAAACCATGACCTCTGAAGACAGAGATCAAAGATTCGATTCTCATCCCATGtagtggccggaggtccttttttACCACTTAGGTAGAATCTAGAAGCAGGCGCTCTAACTAAGTAGAattaaggtctgtctacatgtTAACCTTCCACATACATCGTCGAGGTCCACATAcatcgtcgaggtattggggcccAAAACCTGTGAAAGATGGCAGTGAGCACTTCCtctcctttcctttctttttatgTCTAACTTGAATAATTAACTATAAAATAGGTAGTAAATTGGTAAATACCCTTTAAGGAATAATATAAGGAGAGAATAGTTTCAGAAATAAAGTCTAAAAATCGACTTTATATGAACTGTTTTGAAAGAGAAAATGCcacatataaaaaacaaaaaccaaaaaaatggcacatataaaaaaaacccaaaagaaGTTCACTAGTAACAGTACAACGACAACGATGCCAAATCCCAATAAACTTCAGAAAAACTGGATTGGATCTTCGAAAATAAGTTATGCTTTACACAACTTTTGGTGATCATCATTCAGTTTGGATTTTACATGATATTGTTTTGGGGTCTCATTTTGATACTTGCATAGGGCCTCCAAATTTGCACATTTGTCATCTTGACAAATTTTGGTTATGGCTCCTTAGGGGAAATGTGAGATGTTGATAGTTTTACTAACTTTTCATACCttcaaagtaaaaaaagaatTCAAGAAAAGATATGCAATATTGATTTGTATATTTTACGCATGAGGAACTCattcatatatatcttttaaccATGATGGAATTTgcattcatcatcatcttttctctttctttttctcatttGCAAGTGGGATTTGACTCAAACCAACTTagcaaaacttttaaaagtttcAAAGGTCATTAATGAATTCAATTATCATGAGATGACATACGATTCTTGTCACTATATTCTAGTGCTGGCGTCCTAAGTTGTTGGACATATAGTTTTTCATTTTGGTTTCATTTTCGGAATCTAATACTGTTTTTAAACGCTAGAGACTGGACTCTCATAATAATCAAAgaatcaaaatcgaaaaaaatgcATGTGGTAGCTCATTACATGGTTTTCCAGTTCTAAAGACTTATGATGAGCTGTCGGCCTACATTATGAGGATTAACACGCCTAAAGCTATTATTGAACTAACTTCAAACTGAAGAACAAAAAGCCTGTTAAATAAATGAATCCAAATTGACTATTACTTGCCAGATTGTTCAATATAGGTTTGGTATTTTCCGCTATATATTTGTTGAGAACTTATTTTTTATGCTCCCATTAGTTTTGATATCTCAAATAAGTATCTGTTTGTGAAACATGCACATGCGCCCACTTGATGACTTTTGATAGATAAGGTTCAAGCCTTGCCTTAAGCGTGTACCACTGTGTTAGGAGAGTTGCCTGGAGTTATTTTTTGTAGGGTGTACAATTGTTGGTGCCAATAAGGCACCCAGCCACCTAGGGTCAAGGGTGTCCCCGTCAATCTATTCTTTCTGAGAGTATCTACTAAAATTTTATATTCCACTTGCACAATACGATTAAGTTATGGTATATACAGGTTTAAGtgacacaaatatatataatatatatatatatatatataggggtgggttattttaggaccaactcttattttaggaccaattaggacatgtgttttttgtaacttacataccaccatcatcatctactacgatatacaagacttttttgtaaaaacactaagactttttgGCGACGGGCCCACTAGAAAtttatgtgtaagttaacttacacatgattttccggcgacgcggtggccggaaaatcatggtggtggtcggagatgatcatggtggtgtgtaagttacaaaaaacacatgtcctaaaattGGTTCTAAAATAAGTGGTTCTAAAATAACTtgcaccatatatatatatatatatatttggttctTTTTACTCTTACACCAAATTGTAGGTAGCAGAGTAAGTATTGATGGTGTGCTTCATCCATTTGATCAATTTCATGTTTTATATTGTTCTTCTCATCTTAGATATTACATAAACAAGGAATGACACtggatataattttttttaacactttagTTGTAGTTTTGATTGCTAAATTtggttttgtgtgtgttaatACTTAATACTACAGAACATGTGAAATCTGTGGATCAATTGCAAAAAACATTGCTGGTGCAGATGAGGTTGAAATGTTAGACCAGTGGAACGAAGTAAATGGTTCCACCCCATCTCGTGCCCCCGCATCTGGTGAGACCATGGCTACATTAGATGCCCGCAACTTCTGGCAGGGCCACCGGTTTCTCAACTTCTTATTGGCTTGTATGGTTTTTGCCTTTGTCATATCTTGGCTATTCCATTTCAACGTGCCATCTTGATAACATCAAATGAAGGTCGATGAGGTAATTGTTTCTGGTAGGACGGCATCAATAGAGTGCTCCTCTATTTTTGTCGATAATGTAATGTTTGTAGTGGTTCATTAGTTCTTGTGTGAGTGTAACTTCAAGATATGTATGAAATGTACTCTCTAAGTCAACACAAGTTACATATGCATCAAAAAGGACCTAAACATGGCTCATACAGTGATACAGCTAATTAAAGGACAACATCACCTAGTAACCTAAAATACACCAAATCAATTTCTTCCCAAAAAGCCAATGATCTACAAGGGGAAGGTGAGGCACCAACTTTTACTCACGAAAAGGAGGTTTAATTTTTGGCTAGATCTTTGTGAGGTTTTTTCTTGAATGGAACTACATGATAGGCTTAGCTTAACCACGAGCATTATCTGCGTTTGGGGATGTATGATCGAGATCGTCCTTAAGTTACCTGAGACCTGAGTAGTAAttagtaaaacaaaaaaatataaaattttttttgtagtaaAACAAAAGTTGGATTAGACACCCATTTTGGCCAATCAGCCCATCCGCAACATTGAATATCTATTAGAGATTGACATGTACTAATATATTTGCTTGTAAGATTATATCCTTCCACTTTATTattgttacattattattaaacCAAGTCCCCCAATTTGACGCGTAACAcactaataatatttaataaaattccaaaaaaataaataatcgaAACACACATATATCCACGTACAGCATTGTCGGCTAAACCCTGATCTCTGTCACACTAGGACCATATATGCAAAAGCACCGATGGGAAACACACATTATGAGTGGATATGTATTGCGACATGATATATCACACTCACTACTCTTAGAGCTATTGTCATTTTAAATAGTGACATTTAATAGGCACAATTATACATTGATTCTAATACATACATATCAAGTCAAAAATCGGATAGATACTTATAACCACCCCCAAGGGTGATGGGCAATTTAGGCATAAGGTGAAGGCGTTACCGTCCAATGCCAGATTTTCCGGCATGTTAGGGACACATATATATTGGTTTTTAGGTCACCGGGTCAAATTTTGTTGTGTTTAGCCTATGGTTCTTTTCTTTATCTAGCTCGCCACAGACTTATAAATCGTCACGGCCGCTCTTGCCAATGGTGGGACCGTGACCTATTTAGATCCATTCGGCTTTTTTCAACTCGTAGCAACCCAAATTCAACTTTACAGCATCAGTTTTCAACACTAGATAGCAACCTCGAAATTATTGAGACAAAAAAAGAATGACCTGCCTTTTCTTCTTAcgtttattataaaataaattccatttcacacacactaaatgTTACTAATATATATTCACATATTGCATATACGCTTTTCACAACTTTGatcaccttatatatatattcacactCTAACGATCCATAAATCAAACAAGTCAAATTCAATacaaaaatggaccaaaatcATGAACAAATTAACAGTACTAAAAATGCACTTGAACCACATGTACTAATCTTTCCTTTACCATTTCAAGGACCAGTTAATTGTGCACTCAAATTAGCCGAACTCCTATGTCTTTCGGGCATCCAAGTCACCTTTCTAAACACCGATCACATACACCGTCCTCTTCTTCAACACACCCAAGTCTTGGCCCGGTTCAACAGTTACCCGAACTTCAAATTTGAGACTGTCCCAGATGGAGTTGAGCATGAAAAACCGGTCTCTGGAGACCGGTTCATGGAAGTGATGGAAGCTGTGGATAGAGTGAGTAAACCATTGTTTCGTGAGATGATGGTTTCGGGCAAGTTTAGCTCGAGATCAGAACGGCCCGTGACGTTGATGATACCGGATGGCTGCTTTAGTTTTGCTGTGGAGATAGCTAAAGAAACGTCGATTCCGGTGATTTGTTTCGATACTGTGAGTCCATGCTGCTTATGGACTTGTTATTTGAATCTTCCTACTTTAATTGAAGCTGGGGATGTTCCCTTTAAaggtttgtttaatttcttCTTTAAGATTGCTTGATTAATATGCAATTGTTATATGAATGGCCATAGAATAAcatgttaaaaatgaaaaatctttTACTTTTGAAGATCTATATAGATAAAATTTTGGTCCATAATTATATGGTCACATATTGCTATTGTACTATAGTGTTATTGACTTTTAATTACATCTAGCTAAGGTATTCAATGGTCAACTTAGAGATAAAAGTATGGtgaaagaaaacaataaaagaatCAAGAAAAAAGAGAAGATATATATGCTGACACCATTATCTATTTTCTTGTTTTACAGGGGATGATTTAGACCAACTTATAGCAAGTGTACCCGGAACTGAAAATGTAATGCGAAGACGGGATCTTGCTAGCTTTTGTAGGACCGACGATATATCCAACGACCCTGTTATCGAACTTATTGTAAAAGAAGCTCGATCCGTTCCTCAAGCAGACGGTCTCATAATCAACACGTTTGAAGAGTTAGATAGCCTAGTACTCCCACACATGCGAAAGCTTTGTCCAAATGTTTACCCCATAGGTCCACTTCACTCGCTCCACAAAGCCCGACTCATGCCTAAAACAACAACACCGTCTCCCGAAGCCACCTTCACAAATAGTGTTTGGAAAGAAGATAGAACTTGTTTGTTGTGGCTAGATAAACACGCTCCAAAATCCGTCCTTTATGTTAGCATTGGGAGTCTTGCAACGATGTCAGTTCACCAGCTGCTCGAAATATGGTATGGTGTGGTTAATAGTGGAAATCCTTTTTTATGGGTGAGACGCCCTGGGTCAATCACCGGTGAGTATGACGAGTCAATGGTTCCAAGTGAACTACTAGCTCGTACAAAAGAAATCGGGTGTATAGTAGATTGGGCCCCACAAGAAGATGTCCTTGGCCATCCAGCTGTCGGAGGGTTCTTAACACATAGTGGATGGAACTCGACCATTGAGAGTATAGTGGAAGGTGTTCCCATGATTTGTTGGCCTTATTTCGTGGACCAACAAGTTAATAGTCGATTTGTGGAAGAGGTATGGAAGATCGGAGTAGATATGAAAGATACTTGTGATCGGTTGATTGTTGAAAAAGCGGTGAGGGATGTCATGGATGTGAAACGAGATGTGTTTGCAAAATCTGCGGATACATGGAAAATATTGGCCGAAGAGTCGATAAGTGAAACGGGTTCCTCATCTAGGAGTGTGGCCCGTTTGATTGATGATATAAAAGCCATGAGCAATGCCAAAAAGTAAACATATGTGCTAGAGTTGAGTTCGAAACCAAACCCCCACATACAATTGGCGTGTTAATTGTTGaataattgattaatatataagtGTGTATTCTAAATATCCATCTCAAACATAAATAATCATCACTTTCAGAAATAAATATATGCAATGTTATTTTAATAGGTTGTACTTCAAAATTTATCTAATAACTATTCTCTCTGTTTCATTTTAAGTGTACTTTcaaagttttttctttcaactttaattgtaaatatttttgttttgtattatatattagttgatgaaggTTATATGGATGAATGAAAAGTACTTCTAAAAttcaataattttatatattttatatcaattgttatattttatataaatcaaaatatttacggttaaaaatatataaaaaaaactctgaATGTTAAATTAGGATACTCAAGTTGAGACGAAAGAATAAAACAAATGAATAGTCAACTTGTGAAAGATGTATGAAAGATGAGGGgagagatatatatatgaaagattCTTGTGATTGGTTGATAGTTCGAAAAAGCGATAAAAGATACCATGGATGTGAAATGAGTTGTGTTTGTAAAATCAACACATACTTGGAAAATACGAGCCAAAGTAGTCAAATAACCGATCGAGATGGGTTCCTCATCGATGAATGTGGCCCGTTGACCGATGATATGTAACAAATAAACATGTTGCATATATGTGCCACACTTGAGTTCGAAACCAACCCCATATATAATTGGGGTGTTTAAGACGTTGCAATTattataaatgtatattttatgtatatatttcaagCATCTCATTAAtatctaaaataaatatatgcagGCCGGGTTATcttcttgtttatatttttttataaaaaaaaataaaccctCTCCCTTAAATTTAAGAATTTAATATGTCTAATTTACCCTtcatcttaatacatctttaATCATATTTTATAGACTGAGACTAAaatgcctttaaaaaaaaattcaacttttaTCTCTCTCTCACATAGCAAAAACACTAACTCACAATTCGTCTCCCTCCTCCCCCCTTTCACATCCCACCACAAAAATTCACCACATCTTCGGccgcaatgaaattacttttacgttaataaccacactgtcaccgccgctgcattgcacGGACACCAATCTAATACTTCAGAATGAAAACTTATAAGTATAACTCAATAATCTAACAAGTACTTCAAAGTATATTTCACAGAAAAAGATTTTGCCCCTAGGCACGCAAATACTCTCCAACTAGTGGGCTCAAGCCTCGCATTGTGGGACTTCAATTATCGTGTTAATAAGATTTTGTTATCAATGTATCTACGTTGAACTTACAACAAATATGGAtagaaaaaagatatttatttaAGGGCAATATCAAAAACACGTTGAAAAATTTGCAACATTGAATAGATAATGTGCAAGAAAACTAAAACCGAAAACGATATGACAAACCCTTTTGCAATATTGTACAGATCCATTTAGTTTTAGtgcaagaaaaccaaaaataaaaaaagaaagaaaagcaaaATGATGAATCAAAGTTTCCAGTATATATATTAGgagcaagggtgtagtgccaaaaCATTGGCAAATTGACAAGTTTGGTAAGTTTTCGACCAATGACAAGTCGACACGTCTCGTTGCAAAAAACTAGGCAAAACTTGCCAAATTACATAGTGTAGCAAACCAAACTAGCTAAGACTTGCCAACTTACTAATGTCGGAAAACTTATAAATGGTAACTGGAAAATAATCAAAGTTGTCGGAAAACATAAAAAGTGATcgttttttgtataaaatagaAACTTGGGCTCAGAATTTTGGGGTTGGGAATTTCGGAAGTCGGAGACGCCATGGCTGCTCCGAAGGTTTAACCCGCCAAGATACGCCTcggatcatccgagtcccatttttacgaacatttgtatCATAATCACCCATTTAACGTAACACCGACAACCTAACTGTTCAACAATACCATCATCGGCTAAAACTACTTTTTCCGGCTACCAATTGCTTTAGTGGAACAAAATCCGACAACGCTACCAACGAAAAATCGGGCAACACTACCACTAAgttaacactaccaagctaatcacaaacatgcaattaacggcaatgtaaaaagataaatatacatatatatacatatcagcAGCAACAACTGTTCACCgtaaaacccaagaaagggcttgCCGGAAAACCAGCTGCTACAAGCAGCAACAGCAATTAACCGGAAAACCCAAGAAAAGGCCCGCCGAAAACCGATGCAACATGCAACAACACCAACAGTTCATCggaaacccaagaaagggctcgccggTAAACCGAACCAACAAAGAAACAGAAATCCCTAATGGATTAAACCGGAAATCCCAAAAAAGGTTGCCAGAAAACcgaacaagtagtcaaatagccaactACACCATTGCACaagccaaacaaagttttggcCGTTAAAAAGTGAATGTTTCTGGTCGGCAAccaccggaaaccccaaaaaggggtttCTAATCTCACCGGAAAGGGTGCatgatatcgcctattttatatatatttatttaaagcgATATCATCTCTTTTAAGTTTATATTGCGATCATTTTATGGACTATTGATATTTATTAGACAATTTATGTGAATTGTAGGTTCATTTGATGAAGTATAATGAAAGTCTTAAAATAGTTGTTCTTAGCTCAAGTTTGGAATACATTTGCAGATCAGGAGAAAAGAACTATGTAACTTGGAAATTGCAATGAACTTATATGGTGGGCTAAGTTGGGCCGATGACAAGAAATAAAGTGGCAGCTCACTTAATTTACATAAAGTCCAAAATGAATGAAGGGCCAATATCTCCCTTGTTTTGTTCGTGTGGGccgaaaataaaaaaaagaaacaagtgaAGTCGGTTGGagtattaagtatatatatcattatatggATCATATTTAATTAAGGAGGTTTTGGGCGTGGGTTTTGTAACCGCCAAAAGTGAAGTTTGGTGAGGAGCTGCGCACAAGTCAAATTCAGCCTTCTATGGTGTTCGACTTCATCATAAACAACCCACAATTCTCGTTCGatttctcttttctttatttcttttattagttg includes the following:
- the LOC122598277 gene encoding 7-deoxyloganetic acid glucosyltransferase-like, yielding MDQNHEQINSTKNALEPHVLIFPLPFQGPVNCALKLAELLCLSGIQVTFLNTDHIHRPLLQHTQVLARFNSYPNFKFETVPDGVEHEKPVSGDRFMEVMEAVDRVSKPLFREMMVSGKFSSRSERPVTLMIPDGCFSFAVEIAKETSIPVICFDTVSPCCLWTCYLNLPTLIEAGDVPFKGDDLDQLIASVPGTENVMRRRDLASFCRTDDISNDPVIELIVKEARSVPQADGLIINTFEELDSLVLPHMRKLCPNVYPIGPLHSLHKARLMPKTTTPSPEATFTNSVWKEDRTCLLWLDKHAPKSVLYVSIGSLATMSVHQLLEIWYGVVNSGNPFLWVRRPGSITGEYDESMVPSELLARTKEIGCIVDWAPQEDVLGHPAVGGFLTHSGWNSTIESIVEGVPMICWPYFVDQQVNSRFVEEVWKIGVDMKDTCDRLIVEKAVRDVMDVKRDVFAKSADTWKILAEESISETGSSSRSVARLIDDIKAMSNAKK
- the LOC122598287 gene encoding uncharacterized protein LOC122598287, producing the protein MKKNPTFFPFFQLDKKMVTLQEPQLDLESGGGCGDVTGRQSEVPEKGRLSFVAVDVENGGEVNILLKDEKDCRICHMSLDVNSEESENGIPIELGCCCKDDLAVAHKHCAEAWFKIRGNRTCEICGSIAKNIAGADEVEMLDQWNEVNGSTPSRAPASGETMATLDARNFWQGHRFLNFLLACMVFAFVISWLFHFNVPS